In a genomic window of uncultured Sphaerochaeta sp.:
- a CDS encoding TRAP transporter substrate-binding protein, which produces MKKLLIALLIALTVLTGCSKKEEAAAPAATVEAKAAKTVYTIKVGHEFTTESPRHKALEAFEKYLEEKSEGQLVVELFPAGVLGKEAEMLESVKMGNIEAYVGGPFDPQTEKLNLILMPFFFENQEALMRVAKSDVGDAIRKDAEKNNLKLLCIGDGGSRQITNNKRVVKTPEDMKGLKIRTPGMESIIKCMQALGANTVSIPYADVYMALKTGVADGQENPLANIGDMKFYEVQKYMTYIDYQFHPEVMNMNLQFFNNLPSELATIVQDGAWIFAEEQNRLRSEMNDKYYQMIKDSGVQIYTLSSEEKKAFMEACAPVYDYFIEKGTFTREELEAVRSVAQGK; this is translated from the coding sequence ATGAAAAAACTGCTCATTGCCCTGTTGATTGCGCTCACCGTTCTGACAGGCTGCTCCAAGAAAGAAGAAGCAGCTGCACCTGCCGCAACCGTTGAGGCCAAAGCTGCCAAAACCGTGTACACCATCAAGGTCGGTCACGAATTCACCACGGAAAGTCCCCGTCACAAGGCTCTCGAAGCATTCGAGAAGTACCTGGAAGAAAAGTCCGAGGGACAGCTTGTTGTCGAGCTCTTCCCTGCCGGCGTACTCGGGAAAGAAGCTGAGATGCTCGAATCTGTGAAGATGGGAAACATTGAGGCTTACGTAGGCGGACCTTTCGATCCGCAGACCGAGAAACTGAACCTCATCCTCATGCCGTTCTTCTTTGAAAACCAGGAAGCACTGATGCGTGTTGCAAAGAGTGATGTCGGTGATGCAATCCGCAAGGATGCCGAGAAGAACAATCTCAAGCTGCTGTGCATCGGTGATGGTGGCTCACGCCAGATCACCAACAACAAGCGCGTAGTCAAGACTCCGGAAGATATGAAAGGCCTGAAGATCAGGACCCCCGGTATGGAATCCATCATCAAGTGCATGCAGGCTTTGGGAGCAAACACCGTTTCCATTCCCTATGCCGATGTATACATGGCCCTGAAAACCGGTGTTGCCGATGGACAGGAGAACCCGCTTGCCAACATCGGGGACATGAAGTTCTACGAAGTGCAGAAGTACATGACCTACATCGACTACCAGTTCCATCCTGAAGTCATGAACATGAACCTGCAGTTCTTCAACAACCTCCCTTCTGAGCTTGCAACCATCGTGCAGGACGGTGCCTGGATCTTTGCCGAGGAACAGAACCGCCTCCGCTCGGAGATGAACGACAAGTACTACCAGATGATCAAGGACAGCGGAGTGCAGATCTACACCCTCTCTTCTGAAGAGAAGAAGGCCTTCATGGAAGCCTGTGCCCCCGTCTATGACTACTTCATTGAGAAAGGAACCTTCACCAGGGAAGAACTTGAAGCCGTGCGCAGTGTTGCACAAGGCAAATAG
- a CDS encoding amidohydrolase family protein translates to MPGKTYKDGIVGLLVVLIVLLTSCFSGPAAVRVELPKPKEAPAVQAFMHAQVIPMTDPDLVIEDAVVIVEGKTIVYVGTEYERIPATASRIDCTGMWIIPGLADAHVHLLFNALDPLLFLANGVTSVRNMASLTDSGHDDARFAFANHLNFRDAVAKGEVLSPWVYQASPIHEAGTGKYFDASLYLDTSGGTEGKQAVLTAHEQGFDYFKIYNKLSASAFFSIAAEAKNVGLPVVGHVPHDVPVETVIDGSLMHSIEHLTGYLNPFGTMKVSVDALDSIALRTAAAGIWNIPTLEVWKHVVSPEKIDAIDADPWTRYVPKQNRDIWSGSIKSFSKFIHNDVEGYAILPSDHMEDFEMIVQALIKAKAPIAAGTDSGTLNVVAGTSLHNELEALVELGMTTWEALAAATIHAAECFGEADAFGSVQAGMRADLLVLARNPLEDISHVRSLNLIVVQGVPYSQTELVGMLDTLVSENFL, encoded by the coding sequence ATGCCTGGAAAAACGTACAAAGATGGCATAGTTGGTTTGCTGGTGGTTCTCATCGTGTTGCTGACGTCCTGTTTTTCCGGACCTGCTGCCGTACGGGTGGAACTTCCAAAGCCGAAAGAGGCACCGGCTGTGCAAGCTTTCATGCATGCACAGGTGATTCCCATGACCGATCCTGATCTGGTCATTGAGGATGCAGTCGTGATTGTCGAGGGTAAAACGATCGTCTATGTGGGAACCGAGTATGAAAGGATACCGGCGACGGCAAGCCGTATCGATTGTACGGGCATGTGGATAATTCCTGGTTTGGCCGATGCCCACGTCCATCTTCTGTTCAATGCGTTGGATCCACTGCTGTTTCTTGCGAATGGGGTGACCTCGGTCCGCAACATGGCCTCCTTGACCGATTCTGGTCATGATGACGCAAGATTTGCCTTCGCCAATCATCTGAATTTCCGAGATGCGGTTGCCAAAGGGGAAGTGCTCTCACCTTGGGTGTATCAGGCGAGTCCCATCCATGAGGCTGGGACGGGCAAGTACTTTGATGCATCGCTCTACTTGGACACAAGCGGTGGAACGGAAGGCAAGCAGGCCGTTCTTACTGCCCATGAGCAAGGGTTTGACTACTTCAAGATCTACAACAAGCTTTCCGCATCCGCCTTCTTCAGCATCGCAGCTGAAGCCAAGAACGTGGGCCTGCCGGTAGTGGGGCATGTCCCGCATGATGTGCCTGTGGAAACAGTGATCGATGGCTCTCTGATGCATTCAATCGAGCATCTGACCGGTTACCTCAATCCTTTTGGAACGATGAAGGTCAGTGTCGATGCACTCGACTCCATTGCCTTGCGTACTGCTGCAGCAGGAATTTGGAACATCCCCACGTTGGAAGTATGGAAACATGTGGTATCTCCCGAGAAAATCGATGCGATTGATGCCGATCCTTGGACCCGGTATGTGCCCAAGCAGAATCGGGACATCTGGTCCGGCTCCATCAAGTCATTTTCCAAGTTCATACACAACGATGTGGAAGGGTACGCAATCTTGCCTTCCGACCACATGGAGGACTTTGAGATGATCGTTCAGGCTCTCATCAAGGCAAAAGCCCCCATAGCAGCCGGAACAGACAGCGGGACCCTGAATGTGGTCGCCGGCACCTCCCTACACAACGAGTTGGAAGCATTGGTGGAATTGGGAATGACAACTTGGGAGGCTCTTGCTGCAGCGACGATACATGCAGCCGAATGCTTTGGCGAAGCGGATGCATTTGGTTCGGTTCAAGCCGGAATGCGGGCCGACCTGTTGGTCCTCGCACGCAATCCCTTGGAGGACATCTCGCATGTGCGCTCTCTCAATCTCATTGTAGTGCAAGGGGTGCCGTACAGCCAGACAGAGCTTGTGGGCATGCTTGATACGTTGGTTTCTGAAAATTTTCTATAA
- a CDS encoding TRAP transporter small permease — MNSCIKKIDKVLSVISILLVGLLAGGVILAVFLRYFFSLSYGWFEEFLTMLFVFINFLGAAICIREKQHIAITVLIDSFPKKVRTVCTIGIQLVIIVVSVFLAIYSSRWIASVGSTLSPSSGIPFGYFYAIVPISSVISIFYALINILGVFLPIEEAVTGYFSDADLLEECTE, encoded by the coding sequence ATGAACTCATGCATCAAAAAAATTGACAAGGTCCTCTCGGTCATCAGCATCCTCTTGGTAGGCTTGCTGGCAGGCGGAGTGATCCTTGCAGTATTCCTCCGGTATTTCTTCAGCCTCTCCTATGGGTGGTTTGAGGAATTTCTCACCATGCTCTTCGTATTCATCAACTTCCTTGGGGCTGCCATCTGCATCCGTGAGAAGCAGCACATCGCCATCACCGTGCTCATCGATTCGTTTCCCAAGAAAGTGCGCACCGTGTGCACCATCGGCATCCAGCTGGTGATCATAGTCGTCTCGGTATTTCTGGCCATCTACAGCAGCAGATGGATTGCCAGTGTCGGCTCCACGCTCTCCCCGTCATCGGGTATCCCCTTCGGATACTTCTACGCCATTGTCCCCATTTCGTCGGTCATCTCCATATTCTATGCCCTGATCAACATCCTTGGCGTCTTCCTGCCCATCGAGGAAGCAGTGACAGGATATTTCAGCGACGCAGATCTCCTTGAGGAGTGCACAGAATGA
- a CDS encoding transposase has product MRNYLENKIAKSVARLDLDPDDFRMHFSNPKADFTRFRRQSFSDVVKLGLLSPGSCMKENLRHYFGVGPDRPSASAYIQHRDKLGVQAYRALFDHFKDTDVPFTLIKNKYLLVACDGSAISIHPNKDDAGTLLHMTNNPNGKVCNQLHLNVLTAVPDGYFLDYVIQDHKDMHEIQACEQMVERMAGCPSPLPSIITCDRGYESYRLMMWVSSLGFHFCIRAKDLNSPGISQRYRNMVGEDGLMDTVVTRKYTRCSTVHRNPAIYPDYIYVPQNVINEFIPATRNPLGKVLKSRPLIIDFFEYSFRLVRLQLSETSYEVLLTSLPQSEFSMADLKELYHLRWGVETTLRQLKYDDCSSFSNTRKKVAAIGEIILSMIFHNICTSVLVAFGRSLSRRIKNRKLLYKVSYSDLSKTLRLYASGRDPTITIKKIVKELTMTIQPVRNDRAFSRILEHRSFIPFIYRAA; this is encoded by the coding sequence ATGAGGAATTATCTAGAAAACAAAATCGCTAAATCCGTCGCCAGATTGGACCTTGACCCTGATGATTTCCGGATGCATTTCAGCAATCCCAAAGCCGATTTCACCCGGTTCAGGCGTCAATCTTTCAGTGATGTTGTCAAGCTCGGCTTGCTTTCTCCCGGAAGCTGCATGAAGGAGAACCTGAGGCATTACTTCGGTGTCGGTCCTGACAGGCCCTCAGCGTCAGCATACATCCAGCATCGTGACAAGCTGGGCGTACAGGCATATCGGGCCCTGTTCGACCATTTCAAGGATACTGATGTGCCGTTCACGCTGATCAAGAACAAGTATCTGCTGGTGGCCTGCGATGGTTCCGCCATCAGCATCCACCCGAACAAGGATGATGCGGGTACGTTGCTGCACATGACCAATAATCCGAACGGAAAGGTCTGCAACCAGCTTCATCTCAATGTCCTCACTGCCGTACCCGATGGGTATTTCCTGGACTACGTCATCCAGGACCACAAGGACATGCATGAGATACAGGCCTGCGAACAGATGGTCGAGCGGATGGCTGGATGCCCCAGTCCCTTGCCGAGCATCATCACCTGCGACAGGGGGTACGAGAGCTATAGGCTCATGATGTGGGTGTCCTCTCTGGGGTTCCATTTTTGCATCCGGGCAAAAGACCTCAACTCCCCAGGCATCAGCCAAAGGTACCGGAACATGGTAGGTGAGGACGGTCTGATGGATACTGTTGTCACCAGGAAATACACCCGATGCTCTACCGTGCACAGGAACCCAGCAATTTATCCTGACTATATTTATGTCCCACAGAACGTGATCAACGAGTTCATCCCTGCAACAAGGAACCCTTTGGGGAAGGTCCTGAAGAGCCGTCCGCTCATTATCGATTTCTTCGAGTATTCTTTCAGGCTCGTCAGACTGCAACTTTCCGAAACCTCGTATGAGGTCCTGCTGACCAGCCTGCCTCAGTCGGAGTTCTCGATGGCCGACCTCAAGGAGTTGTATCATTTGAGATGGGGCGTGGAGACCACCTTGCGCCAATTGAAGTATGATGACTGTTCGTCATTCAGCAACACCAGGAAGAAGGTTGCAGCCATTGGTGAAATAATCCTTTCGATGATCTTCCACAACATCTGCACATCGGTACTGGTCGCTTTCGGCAGGAGTCTGTCCCGTAGGATAAAAAACCGCAAGCTCCTGTACAAGGTCAGCTATTCCGACCTGTCCAAGACACTGAGACTGTACGCCTCGGGAAGGGACCCGACTATCACGATCAAGAAAATAGTCAAGGAGCTCACGATGACCATTCAACCGGTAAGGAACGACAGAGCATTTTCCCGAATTCTCGAACACCGTTCTTTTATCCCGTTCATCTACAGAGCAGCTTGA
- a CDS encoding ankyrin repeat domain-containing protein codes for MRKLTALLVLLVLLSFPLYSSAEHLFRAASYGNPTDVTLAAMSAGSLYPEEDDGWNAFFYAATNNGDTEVLQLLIDNGFSVNDTDSEGRTPLMCSAEFNKESKVTAYLLGKGADVHARTIQSESALHRSCINKANKAVVELLLQAGASAKQTNLYGQTALHFAAYGNNDSEILTMLINAGAPIDLKDLNGKTALMYLLDKRPEAEAVATLLSYGANPNLADNEGQTALMYAITSGSGADVIKLLLNHTTNLEARNNAGVTALMHACAFNQDLEVLEALLSAGAMVNTDSNIGLTPLAFAAWYNPSTAIILHLLSHGASVYSRDDKGQTPLMYAAAANPNPDVLKVLLDAGASPDLKSSEGYSAREYALMNPHKEQILALLR; via the coding sequence ATGAGAAAGCTCACTGCCCTGCTGGTTCTTCTGGTGCTTCTCTCCTTCCCTCTCTACTCCTCTGCTGAACATTTGTTTCGAGCCGCCTCGTACGGCAATCCGACGGATGTCACCTTAGCAGCCATGAGTGCGGGGAGCCTGTATCCTGAGGAAGATGATGGTTGGAATGCATTCTTCTATGCGGCAACCAACAATGGCGATACTGAAGTCCTGCAACTTCTGATCGACAACGGCTTTTCGGTCAACGATACCGACTCTGAGGGAAGAACCCCCTTGATGTGCAGCGCTGAATTCAACAAGGAGAGCAAGGTCACCGCCTATCTTCTGGGCAAGGGTGCGGATGTGCATGCACGTACCATCCAAAGCGAATCGGCTCTGCACAGAAGTTGCATCAACAAGGCAAACAAGGCCGTGGTGGAGCTGTTGCTGCAAGCAGGGGCCTCTGCCAAGCAGACAAATCTCTACGGACAGACAGCTCTGCATTTTGCCGCATACGGCAACAACGACAGCGAGATCCTCACGATGCTGATCAATGCCGGTGCCCCGATAGACCTGAAGGACCTGAACGGGAAGACCGCCCTGATGTACTTGCTGGACAAACGACCGGAAGCAGAGGCGGTAGCCACCCTGCTCTCCTATGGGGCAAACCCCAATCTTGCGGACAATGAGGGACAGACAGCCCTGATGTACGCGATTACCAGCGGATCCGGTGCTGATGTCATCAAACTCTTGCTCAATCATACGACAAACCTGGAAGCACGCAACAATGCTGGTGTCACAGCATTGATGCATGCATGTGCCTTCAATCAGGATCTTGAGGTACTCGAGGCCTTGCTTAGTGCAGGAGCAATGGTCAACACCGACTCGAACATCGGGCTGACGCCCTTGGCCTTTGCCGCTTGGTACAATCCCAGCACGGCCATCATCCTTCATCTGCTTTCTCATGGGGCAAGTGTGTACAGCAGGGATGACAAGGGCCAAACCCCGCTCATGTATGCGGCAGCGGCAAATCCCAATCCGGATGTGTTGAAGGTGCTCCTTGATGCTGGGGCGAGCCCTGACCTGAAAAGCTCTGAGGGGTATTCTGCACGAGAGTACGCACTGATGAATCCCCATAAGGAACAAATCTTGGCCCTTCTCCGCTGA
- a CDS encoding TRAP transporter large permease subunit: MSLTIMFSVLLGLLVFGVPIAYAIGSSGIVYMLLTQPSFLMSLPQRIWSGTNSFIIIAMPLFMITGELMNHSGLTKRLINFALLLVRPFKGGLAEVNIVASMIFGGITGSSVADTSAIGSILIPDMIKKGYSKEFATGVTVASSTMGMIIPPSIPMLMYSMVSGASVGKLFLAGVIPGILVGGTQLIYTYTISKKRHYPQEKGNLPLKETLAIAKDGSLAVFMPLLIIISVSAGIATASESAGIALLYAVLLGFFVYKELKVKAVIQSLKKTAVMTSSIMIIGGFTMIFTWVLAIEQVPSAIASFLLGSNIPFWLILLLLDLLILFLGTFLDVVPCILLIAPILLPVMRTLGMEELQFGIILIVGLAIGLVTPPVGMCLNVGSKISGLSILEIFKDSLPFLCCNVLVLLLVTFVPSVSLLLPSLL; this comes from the coding sequence ATGAGTCTTACCATCATGTTTTCCGTTCTCCTGGGCCTTCTGGTCTTCGGAGTCCCCATAGCCTATGCAATCGGCAGTTCAGGCATTGTCTACATGCTGCTGACCCAACCCTCCTTTCTCATGTCGCTGCCCCAGCGCATCTGGAGTGGAACAAACAGCTTCATCATCATCGCCATGCCCCTCTTCATGATCACCGGCGAGCTCATGAACCACAGCGGGCTGACCAAGCGCCTGATCAACTTCGCACTGCTGCTCGTACGTCCTTTCAAGGGTGGCTTGGCGGAGGTGAACATTGTTGCCTCCATGATCTTCGGTGGCATCACCGGCTCCTCGGTTGCCGATACCTCTGCCATCGGAAGCATCCTCATCCCCGATATGATCAAGAAAGGGTATTCGAAGGAGTTTGCCACCGGGGTCACCGTGGCTTCCTCAACCATGGGAATGATCATTCCCCCCAGCATCCCGATGCTCATGTACTCCATGGTCAGCGGTGCAAGTGTAGGAAAGCTCTTCCTTGCAGGAGTCATCCCCGGTATCCTGGTGGGAGGCACCCAGCTCATCTACACCTATACCATCTCAAAGAAACGACACTATCCCCAGGAAAAGGGAAATCTCCCCCTGAAGGAAACACTGGCGATTGCAAAAGACGGGTCATTGGCGGTATTCATGCCGCTTCTGATCATCATCTCTGTCTCAGCCGGCATCGCCACCGCCAGTGAGAGTGCAGGAATAGCCTTGCTCTATGCAGTCCTTTTGGGTTTCTTCGTCTACAAGGAACTCAAGGTCAAGGCAGTGATCCAATCACTGAAGAAGACTGCCGTCATGACGTCCTCGATCATGATCATCGGCGGTTTCACCATGATCTTCACCTGGGTGCTTGCCATCGAACAGGTTCCCAGTGCAATTGCTTCCTTCCTCTTGGGTTCGAACATACCGTTCTGGCTCATTTTGCTGTTGTTGGATCTGCTCATCCTCTTCTTGGGAACCTTTCTTGATGTTGTTCCCTGCATCCTGCTCATTGCCCCGATCCTGCTTCCGGTGATGCGCACCCTGGGCATGGAGGAACTGCAGTTCGGAATCATCCTAATCGTCGGGCTTGCGATAGGATTGGTCACCCCTCCTGTAGGGATGTGCCTGAATGTAGGCTCGAAGATAAGCGGGCTCTCCATCCTGGAGATTTTCAAGGACTCGTTGCCTTTCCTCTGCTGCAACGTACTGGTACTGCTGTTGGTCACGTTT
- a CDS encoding proline--tRNA ligase has product MRMSRLFSKTLREAPNGADSKGYEYLLRAGFIRQLGAGIFSLLPFGFNATKKIEQIIREEMNAIGGQEILMPLVNPADIWKETGRYYSIDKEMSRFSDRVGRDMVLAMTHEEAVTDLARGEIDSYKRLPLLVYQIQTKWRDDPRPRAGLIRVREFTMKDSYSFDVDQDGLDAQYAAHYKAYFRIFSRAGLPVIVVGADSGMMGGKISHEYMYLSSIGEDTIITCPACGYTANRQVAAFAKTSYTEEMKPVEKVLTPECKTIEELAAFLKIEERQTAKAVFMVGTFINDTNGEEEEKLIVGIVRGDLDVEENKLQNAARANALRPAHSEEILAKGMVPGYGSAIGCAKDVVVIVDDSVAKSNNLVAGANEEGYHLLNTNFGRDYNGLVADIASAAAGYACPECGKPLSSSKGVEVGNIFQLNTRYSESMNCCYQDENGVRKPVIMGSYGIGVGRLLACLAENYSDENGLSLPISVAPMQVHLVSLVKDAEVGENLYKQLTSAGIEVLYDDRKESAGVKFADADLIGLPIRITLGNRSLKEGKVEVKLRRNLEDTFSFELASVVEETKALIARLEQELEEAVVETEWKKA; this is encoded by the coding sequence ATGAGGATGTCCAGACTCTTTTCCAAAACTCTTCGCGAGGCACCCAATGGGGCTGACAGCAAGGGGTATGAATATCTGCTTCGTGCAGGCTTTATCCGCCAACTGGGAGCTGGCATTTTCTCCCTGCTTCCCTTCGGGTTCAATGCAACCAAGAAGATTGAGCAGATCATCCGCGAGGAGATGAACGCCATCGGTGGCCAGGAAATCCTCATGCCGCTGGTAAACCCCGCCGACATCTGGAAAGAGACCGGACGCTACTACAGCATCGACAAGGAGATGAGCCGCTTCTCGGACCGTGTCGGACGCGACATGGTGCTTGCCATGACCCATGAGGAAGCGGTAACCGACCTTGCCAGGGGCGAGATTGACAGCTATAAGCGCCTTCCCTTGCTCGTGTACCAGATCCAGACCAAGTGGCGTGACGATCCCAGGCCCCGTGCAGGCCTGATCCGTGTCCGTGAGTTCACGATGAAGGACAGTTACTCCTTCGATGTGGACCAGGATGGGTTGGATGCACAGTATGCCGCACACTACAAAGCCTATTTCAGGATTTTCAGCCGTGCAGGACTTCCGGTCATCGTCGTTGGTGCTGACAGCGGCATGATGGGTGGCAAGATTTCCCATGAGTACATGTACCTCTCTTCCATAGGCGAGGATACGATCATCACCTGCCCGGCCTGCGGCTATACCGCAAACCGCCAGGTGGCAGCCTTCGCAAAAACCTCCTACACCGAAGAGATGAAACCGGTGGAGAAGGTCCTGACCCCTGAGTGCAAGACCATCGAGGAGTTGGCCGCTTTCCTCAAGATTGAGGAGCGCCAGACAGCCAAGGCTGTCTTCATGGTCGGCACCTTCATCAATGACACCAACGGAGAGGAAGAAGAGAAGCTGATCGTCGGCATCGTACGCGGCGACCTCGATGTTGAGGAGAACAAGTTGCAGAACGCCGCCCGGGCAAACGCACTCCGTCCTGCTCACTCGGAGGAGATCCTGGCCAAGGGAATGGTCCCCGGTTACGGATCGGCCATCGGCTGCGCCAAGGATGTGGTGGTGATCGTTGACGATTCGGTGGCAAAGAGCAACAACCTGGTTGCCGGAGCCAACGAGGAAGGATATCACCTCTTGAACACCAATTTCGGGCGTGACTACAACGGCTTGGTTGCTGATATCGCAAGTGCCGCTGCCGGCTATGCCTGCCCTGAGTGCGGCAAGCCCCTCTCCTCCTCCAAGGGAGTGGAAGTGGGAAACATCTTCCAGCTGAACACCCGCTACAGCGAGAGCATGAACTGCTGCTACCAGGATGAGAACGGGGTGCGCAAGCCGGTGATCATGGGCTCCTATGGTATTGGGGTGGGAAGACTGCTTGCTTGTCTTGCAGAGAACTACAGCGATGAGAACGGACTCTCCCTGCCCATCTCGGTTGCCCCGATGCAGGTACATCTGGTCAGCTTGGTCAAGGATGCCGAGGTTGGCGAAAACCTCTACAAGCAGTTGACTTCTGCAGGCATCGAGGTGCTCTACGATGACCGCAAGGAGTCTGCCGGCGTCAAGTTCGCCGATGCCGACCTGATCGGGCTTCCGATCCGCATCACCTTGGGCAACCGTTCCCTGAAGGAGGGAAAGGTCGAGGTGAAGCTCAGAAGGAATCTTGAGGATACCTTCAGCTTTGAACTTGCTTCCGTGGTGGAAGAGACCAAAGCCCTGATCGCCCGCCTTGAGCAGGAGCTTGAGGAAGCTGTGGTGGAAACTGAGTGGAAGAAGGCATAA
- a CDS encoding Gfo/Idh/MocA family oxidoreductase yields MDGMNYAPRSAKQAERVVRAGEFRFAVIGLDHGHIYAMTNGLLEAGAELAWVYDEDPGKVDAFLHSYPQVRVAPSIAHILADETIALVASAIKPSHRCELGLAVLESGKHYFCDKPGMLSIPETQKAAEACKRTGKRYFIYFGERIHVEGALYAQKLIEEGALGDVLSVTILAPHRLNKASRPSWFFNPEENGGILVDIGSHQLEQFLTYTNSRSAKVLHSSIANYHNPDHPGFQDYGQCVLVGEKGATCYFRVDWFTPDGMGAWGDGRMFIVGTKASVEIRKYLDVAGSRQGDHVYFVDAQGEHHIEAFGKLGFPFFGAMILDCIQGTEHAITQEHTLLAMELAITAQQNATNLTAANRMP; encoded by the coding sequence ATGGATGGTATGAATTACGCTCCCCGCTCGGCCAAGCAGGCTGAGCGGGTGGTACGGGCAGGTGAGTTTCGGTTTGCCGTGATCGGCCTCGATCATGGGCACATCTATGCGATGACCAATGGCCTGTTGGAAGCAGGAGCTGAGCTTGCTTGGGTCTACGATGAAGACCCGGGCAAGGTCGATGCATTTCTCCACTCCTATCCGCAGGTACGCGTTGCACCATCCATCGCTCACATTCTTGCAGATGAAACCATCGCTTTGGTGGCGAGCGCCATCAAGCCATCGCATAGATGTGAACTGGGACTGGCTGTACTGGAGAGTGGCAAGCACTACTTCTGCGACAAGCCAGGCATGCTGAGCATACCCGAGACACAGAAGGCAGCAGAAGCTTGCAAAAGAACAGGCAAGCGCTACTTCATCTACTTTGGGGAACGGATCCATGTGGAAGGGGCCCTCTACGCCCAGAAACTGATTGAGGAGGGGGCATTGGGAGATGTGCTTTCGGTAACCATCCTTGCTCCCCACCGTCTCAACAAAGCCTCAAGACCTTCGTGGTTCTTCAATCCAGAGGAGAACGGTGGCATCCTGGTGGATATCGGCAGCCACCAGCTGGAACAGTTCCTGACCTACACCAACAGCCGCAGTGCAAAGGTTCTGCACAGCAGCATTGCCAACTACCACAATCCCGACCATCCTGGGTTCCAGGACTACGGGCAGTGTGTTCTGGTGGGAGAAAAAGGTGCAACCTGTTATTTCCGTGTCGACTGGTTCACTCCGGACGGAATGGGCGCTTGGGGCGATGGAAGGATGTTCATTGTCGGTACCAAGGCTTCGGTGGAAATCAGAAAGTATCTTGATGTGGCAGGGTCAAGGCAGGGAGACCACGTGTATTTCGTTGATGCGCAGGGAGAACACCATATCGAGGCGTTCGGGAAGCTGGGCTTCCCGTTCTTCGGTGCCATGATTCTCGATTGCATCCAGGGAACCGAGCATGCCATCACCCAGGAACATACCCTCCTTGCCATGGAACTGGCCATCACAGCCCAACAAAACGCAACAAACCTCACCGCAGCAAACCGAATGCCTTGA
- a CDS encoding Gfo/Idh/MocA family oxidoreductase — protein sequence MKRFNIGFIGCGFAAQLHVEAYKRIPGFEARMYGACSADLHQTQHFVQANGFEKVFGSVEELLSDPQVDIVDIIVPPSAHIPLVKQAMESGKHVICEKPLNGYFGSGNDDRKVMYEAVCSELEALKQFLAGRKEKLFYAENYIYAPSVVKIRQMIEATGEKFLLLKGEEAHSGSHAPHAALWSANGGGCLIRQGCHPLSALLYLKQVEAKRRREEIRVTSVLCDASQVTVGLPSDERGSILSNPVDVEDWSEAILTFSDGTKAVISSGDMIVGGVRNKIEAYTSNACYEGRIAPNDAFLCYHTDASKLTDVYMTEKVETKTGWQHVFLCEEEMRGYVGELEDFLRCVDTGKEPESGFPLAYETMKVLYAAYASAGSNSRFFVE from the coding sequence ATGAAACGGTTCAACATTGGATTCATCGGATGTGGATTTGCTGCACAGCTCCACGTAGAAGCTTATAAGCGAATACCCGGCTTTGAAGCCAGGATGTACGGCGCATGCTCGGCGGATCTGCATCAGACCCAGCACTTCGTCCAGGCCAATGGATTTGAAAAGGTGTTTGGCAGCGTAGAGGAACTGCTTTCCGACCCCCAGGTGGATATCGTGGACATCATTGTTCCTCCCAGCGCCCACATCCCCCTGGTGAAGCAGGCGATGGAGAGCGGCAAGCATGTCATCTGCGAGAAACCCCTCAATGGGTATTTCGGAAGCGGAAATGACGACAGGAAGGTAATGTATGAGGCAGTCTGCTCTGAATTGGAAGCATTGAAACAATTTCTTGCAGGACGAAAAGAGAAGCTCTTTTATGCCGAGAACTATATCTATGCCCCTTCTGTGGTGAAGATCCGACAGATGATTGAGGCTACTGGCGAAAAGTTTCTCCTGCTCAAGGGAGAGGAAGCCCACAGTGGCAGTCACGCACCGCATGCAGCCCTCTGGTCGGCAAACGGGGGCGGTTGCCTGATCCGCCAAGGATGCCACCCTCTCAGTGCATTGCTGTACTTGAAGCAAGTGGAGGCAAAACGACGAAGGGAGGAGATCCGCGTCACCTCGGTGCTGTGCGATGCCTCGCAGGTTACCGTTGGGCTCCCTTCTGATGAACGTGGATCCATCCTTTCCAATCCTGTCGATGTCGAGGACTGGTCGGAAGCAATCCTGACCTTCTCCGATGGAACGAAGGCAGTGATCAGCAGCGGGGATATGATTGTTGGAGGCGTACGCAACAAGATAGAAGCCTACACCTCCAATGCCTGCTATGAGGGAAGAATTGCTCCCAATGATGCCTTTCTGTGCTATCATACGGATGCTTCCAAGCTGACAGATGTCTATATGACGGAAAAGGTGGAAACCAAGACCGGGTGGCAGCATGTCTTCCTGTGTGAGGAAGAGATGCGCGGATATGTGGGCGAGCTTGAGGACTTCCTTCGGTGTGTCGATACAGGCAAGGAGCCGGAATCCGGTTTCCCTCTCGCCTATGAGACGATGAAGGTCCTCTATGCCGCCTACGCCTCAGCAGGAAGCAACAGCAGATTCTTTGTGGAGTGA